The Lentimicrobiaceae bacterium genome segment TACCTTTTTCCATTTCTTGTGTCAAATTTAATTATTTATTCCCTTTGACACAGTTCGTTTTACAGCCTCTACTTCTCAATCCACTTCAATCTGTTCAATCTTTTATCGCTTTATAAAACACTTCCTGAATATCGGTACGTATATTCATCTTGGCTAATTTGTTGTTTCCAGCGTCCGGGTAAATGCGGTTCGACAGGAAGATGTAAACCAGCCCGTTTTCCGGGTCAGCCCATGCATAGGTGCCGGTGAAGCCGGTATGTCCGAAACTAAGTGGCGATGCCTGCGGGCAGGTAGGACCGTCGTTGGTGCCGTCGCCCAATGGCTTATCAAATCCTAAAGCTCTGCGGTTTCCGGTGGCAGCAAACTGGGTACGCGTAAACTCTTTTACGGTAGCGCTATCCAGGTATTGTATGCTTCCGTAGTTTCCTTTCTGTAGCAGCATCTGCATCAAAATACCTAGGTCGTTGGCATCCGAAAACAGTCCGGCATGCCCGGCTACTCCGCCCATTATGGCAGCAGTAGGATCGTGTACATAGCCTTTTACCAACTGTTTGCGGAATATCTTATCATCTTCTGTTGGAGGGATAATCTCTTTAGAAAAGCGTTGCAAAGGATGGAAGCCCATAGTGGAAAGTCCCATTGGACGGTAGAAGCTTTCCATCACATATTCTTCCAGCTTTTTGCCGGTAACGTGTTCCACCATTGCACCAAGCAGAATAAATCCCAGATCGCTGTATTTGTATTTTTTCTCCGGAAGCAGTGGGGAGAGAGCAATGCTGTCGAGAATCTTCTGGCGGTAATCCCAACGCAGGTAGAGGCTGTCGGCTACACAAAACGGAAATGCGTCTGAAGCAGTTTTATCATACAAGAGCGAATCCAGCTGTCCGTTTTTAAAGGTTTTTGGGTAAAAATGTATAAATGGCAACAATCCTGCCTGGTGGGTCATTACTTCGCGTATGGTGATGTTTTTCTTGTTGGTACGCCGGAGTATAGGCAGATACTTCGCAAGCCGTTTGTCGAGGTCAATTTTATGCTCATCGTAAAGTTTCATCACCGCAAGGGTAGTTGCAGCAATTTTGGTAACGGATGCCAGGTCGTAAACATCGTCCGGTTGTACTTTGCGGATGCTATCGTAAGTGAAATAGCCAAAAGCCTTGTTGTAGATGACTTTCCCATCCTTTGCCGCCCAAATCTGGCAACCGGGATAAGCATGTGCTGCTATGCCCTTCTCGGCAATGGAATCCACCTTTGCCAGTGTGGCACTGCTGATTTGCAACTCTTCGGGCATAGTATATTTCAGACGGGTAATTTCGGTAGTGAGTATGCCGCTTCCGGAAGGATATTTTGGAGATGCCATTACAGGAAGTTTTCCCCGGAAGGGTATTCCACCAAAAATAGCCTGAGCCGAAAGGTTATGAATGAATGGATTGTCCTGGTAGGAAACTACTATCGCTTTGGCTTTTGGCAAAGAATCAAATAAGTGGAGAGAATAGGGGATGGCAAACAAATCGAGAATGATGGGCTGACGTTTTGCCAATTCGTTTACCAGAGCGACTGTCTCCGTACCGAATCCGAAGTTACGTCCCGGGGAAGAGTTGGTATTTACCAATCCCACAATCACCAGATTGAATGTCTCCAATGTATCCATCACCATGGCGGCAACTGTCGAATCCGGTTTTCGGGGGAGGTAAAAATGCTGTACCTGGGCGTAGGCGGATAAAGAGTGCTGAAATGAGTTAGCGATGGTGTCGCCAAGGGTAAGGCAGGCGATGCGTAGTGTATCGAGGCATTGCAACGGCAGGATGCTATCATCGTTCTTAAGCAGTGTAACCGCTCTTTCGTAAAGTTGGCGGATGAAAAGCTCTGCCTGGGGAGTGTTCAACCGGTCGTACAAGCCTTCTGTGTTTACTGGCTTTACGTTATTTAATCCAGCCTTGTATTTGTAACGTAGTATCTTTTTACATCTTTCATCAATGCTTTTTTGCAAAAGTTTGCCACTGTCAATAGCCTGCTGAATTTCGCAAATTGCCGTTTGCACATCCTGCGAAAGCAAAAGAACATCGTTACCGGCTTGCAGGGCTTTTACTTCTAATTTCCCGGGTTCAAAAAAGCTGGCAACGCCGTTCATATCGAGGGCATCGGTAAAAACCAGACCGTTGAAACCCATTTTATTTTTCAGTAATCCGGTAATAATCGGATAGGATAGGGTAGAGGGGTTGTTAGGTGTAGAGTCCAGAGCCGGGATGTAAAGATGCGCCACCATCACACCGGAAATGCCGTTTTGCACCAGGTAACGGAAAGGATAAAGATCGAGGGTGTCGAGGGTGGTTTGCGAGTGACGGATTACCGGCATGGTGAGATGTGAATCGCTGTCGGTGTCGCCGTGTCCGGGAAAGTGTTTGGCAGTGGTAAATATGCCATTGTCCTGCATTCCTTTCATATACAGGTAGGATTTCCGTGCAACAGATTCTTTGTCTTCGCCCCATGAGCGTATGTTGATCACAGGGTTTGCCGGGTTGGAATTGATGTCGGCAACAGGTGCAAAATTGATTTGAATGCCTTCTTCCCTGCATTGGCGTGCTATTTCCTTTCCCATGTAATAAATCAGCGAATCGTTGTGTATTGCCCCGATGGTCATCTGCCGCGGGAAAGAAAGAGTGCTGTCGAGCCGCATTCCCAGCCCCCATTCGCCGTCAATGGCAATAAAAAGAGGTACTTTCGAGAGTTTCTGCCAGCGGTTGGTAAGTTGGGCTTCGCTTAAAGGACCTCCTTTAAAAAAGCACAATCCACCCACTTTATAATATTTGATAACATCCGAAATATCCTTGTAATATGCCGAATCGCGGTTGGAAAAGGAGCGTATCATGAATAACTGCCCTATACGTTCGTCCGGACTTAATGTTTTAAAGACCGAATCTGCCCAAAGAGAATCGGCTGCCGTGGCTTTTGACGCTTTTTGTGCATTAACAGCACTGATAAACAGAAGGAATATAATCAAAAATGTAAAACGGTACTGTACTTTCATTGAAACAGAAATTATAGTGTACAAACTTATGGAAAAATTCTGAGAGGAAAAGAAAGTTAAGAGTGAGGTTAAGATTGAGATTAAAGACAATAAGCAGTAGCCTGTGGTATTCTCATTCCTTGCGATTAAAAAACTGGAGGCTGTCCAAAAAACTGACTTGTAATTTTTGCCGGAATTGTTCCCCGAATTGATAAGCGGTCTTTTGTAATCCCTTTATAAATTTGATTATCAGGGTATCCGCATATACTTGTGAATCTGTAGGGAAATATTCCACCGGGGATGTTGCATCACATAATCCACCATCAGAGGCATCATTTCATTCCGCCGGCTCCACTCGGGCTGCAAAAATAAATGACAACGTTCTGATACCTTTGCCGCATTGGTTTCCGCCCAGGTAAAATCGTCAGCACTATAAATTATTACTTTTAGTTCATTGGCTATTGAAAAAATTTCAGACAAAGGGGGTTGTTGTTGTTTGGGTGAGAGGCATATCCAGTTCCAGGTGCCACTGAGCGGGTACGAACCGGAAGTTTCGAGAAATGTTAATATATTGTTATTATTTAGCCTTTTGCATAAATGATCAAGATTGTACTGTAAAGGTTCGCCACCGGTAACTACCACTGCCCTTGAAGGACAGTCAATTGCTCTTTTTATAATTTCATCAGTATTAGTAAGCGGATGCAATGAGGCATTCCATGACTCTTTCACATCGCACCAATAGCATCCTACATCACAGCCGCCCAGGCGTACAAAATACGATGGCATGCCTGCATGAAATCCCTCGCCCTGAATGGTGTAAAAATTTTCCATCAAGGGAAGCATTAAGCCTTTTTCGAATAAAGAATTGGTATTCAAAATATTAATAAATTTCTTTTTTGGCTGCTTTCAATGTATTCATCAGGAGTGCAACTATGGTCATGGCTCCTACTCCACCCGGAACGGGGGTAATAAAGCTACACTTGAGGGCTACTTCCTTAAAATTTACGTCTCCCTCCGTTCTGAATCCGGATTTTTTACTTTCATCCGGAATACGGTGAATGCCTACATCAATAACAATGGCTCCTTCTTTAACCATATTCGCAGTAACAAAACCGGGCTTCCCGATTGCTGCAATCAAAATGTCTGCCTGGCGGCAAATGCTTTCCAAATCCGGAGTTTTACTGTGGCAAAGAGTAACGGTACAGTTGCCGGGGTTAGCTTTGCGGCTCATCAGTATGCTTATGGGGGTACCAACTATATTGCTGCGGCCAAGCACCACACAATGTTTGCCTTCGGTTTCTATTTTGTATCTTTCAATCAGTTGCATTATTCCGTAGGGTGTAGCCGGAAGATACGCCGGTATATTAGAAACCATGCGTCCGATATTTACCGGGTGAAAACCGTCAACATCTTTTGCAGGATTTACCCTTTCGATGACCTTGGGAACAGAAATATGAGCAGGGAGTGGCAGTTGGACTATAAATCCGTGAATTTCATCATCATTATTCAAAAAGTCAATCACATCAAGCAGTTCCTTTTCTGAAATAGTTTCGGGATAGCGATACACAGAAGAAATTATGCCCACTTCCCTACAGGCTTTTTCTTTATTTGCGATGTAGGTCTGGCTTGCAGGGTCGTTTCCCACCAGGATGGCTGCAAGATGCGGGGTAGCAATGTTAGTATCTATAAGGCGTGCCACCTCCAATTTTAATTCTTCCTTGATGCGGGTTGCAATAAGTTTTCCGTCAATAAGTTCCATTTTTTGTAAATAAGTTTAAACCATATATATCGTCAGGCAGGACTAATTTTTCCGTGCGTTGCGTGCCATATTCATCATTTGTCGTGGGCTTGCAGTAGTGAGCGTTTTCATCATTTTTCGGGTTTCATCAAACTGTTTCAGCAGACGATTTACTTCCTGGATATCGGTGCCACTACCCGATGCGATTCTTTTCCTACGGCTGCCACTAAGCAAAGCAGGATTTTCTCGTTCCGAAGGTGTCATGGAATAAATTATCGCTTCAATGCTTTTAAAAGCATTTTCATCAAGATCAACATTTTTTACCATTTTGCCCATGCCGGGTATCATACCCATAAGGTCTTTCATGTTTCCCATTTTTTTAATCTGCTTAATTTGGGAAAGAAAATCATTGAAGTTGAACTGATTTTTGGCAATTTTTTTCTGTAAACGTTTGGCTTCTTC includes the following:
- a CDS encoding 7-carboxy-7-deazaguanine synthase QueE, yielding MENFYTIQGEGFHAGMPSYFVRLGGCDVGCYWCDVKESWNASLHPLTNTDEIIKRAIDCPSRAVVVTGGEPLQYNLDHLCKRLNNNNILTFLETSGSYPLSGTWNWICLSPKQQQPPLSEIFSIANELKVIIYSADDFTWAETNAAKVSERCHLFLQPEWSRRNEMMPLMVDYVMQHPRWNISLQIHKYMRIP
- a CDS encoding serine hydrolase, with amino-acid sequence MKVQYRFTFLIIFLLFISAVNAQKASKATAADSLWADSVFKTLSPDERIGQLFMIRSFSNRDSAYYKDISDVIKYYKVGGLCFFKGGPLSEAQLTNRWQKLSKVPLFIAIDGEWGLGMRLDSTLSFPRQMTIGAIHNDSLIYYMGKEIARQCREEGIQINFAPVADINSNPANPVINIRSWGEDKESVARKSYLYMKGMQDNGIFTTAKHFPGHGDTDSDSHLTMPVIRHSQTTLDTLDLYPFRYLVQNGISGVMVAHLYIPALDSTPNNPSTLSYPIITGLLKNKMGFNGLVFTDALDMNGVASFFEPGKLEVKALQAGNDVLLLSQDVQTAICEIQQAIDSGKLLQKSIDERCKKILRYKYKAGLNNVKPVNTEGLYDRLNTPQAELFIRQLYERAVTLLKNDDSILPLQCLDTLRIACLTLGDTIANSFQHSLSAYAQVQHFYLPRKPDSTVAAMVMDTLETFNLVIVGLVNTNSSPGRNFGFGTETVALVNELAKRQPIILDLFAIPYSLHLFDSLPKAKAIVVSYQDNPFIHNLSAQAIFGGIPFRGKLPVMASPKYPSGSGILTTEITRLKYTMPEELQISSATLAKVDSIAEKGIAAHAYPGCQIWAAKDGKVIYNKAFGYFTYDSIRKVQPDDVYDLASVTKIAATTLAVMKLYDEHKIDLDKRLAKYLPILRRTNKKNITIREVMTHQAGLLPFIHFYPKTFKNGQLDSLLYDKTASDAFPFCVADSLYLRWDYRQKILDSIALSPLLPEKKYKYSDLGFILLGAMVEHVTGKKLEEYVMESFYRPMGLSTMGFHPLQRFSKEIIPPTEDDKIFRKQLVKGYVHDPTAAIMGGVAGHAGLFSDANDLGILMQMLLQKGNYGSIQYLDSATVKEFTRTQFAATGNRRALGFDKPLGDGTNDGPTCPQASPLSFGHTGFTGTYAWADPENGLVYIFLSNRIYPDAGNNKLAKMNIRTDIQEVFYKAIKD
- a CDS encoding bifunctional 5,10-methylene-tetrahydrofolate dehydrogenase/5,10-methylene-tetrahydrofolate cyclohydrolase (catalyzes the formation of 5,10-methenyltetrahydrofolate from 5,10-methylenetetrahydrofolate and subsequent formation of 10-formyltetrahydrofolate from 5,10-methenyltetrahydrofolate), translated to MELIDGKLIATRIKEELKLEVARLIDTNIATPHLAAILVGNDPASQTYIANKEKACREVGIISSVYRYPETISEKELLDVIDFLNNDDEIHGFIVQLPLPAHISVPKVIERVNPAKDVDGFHPVNIGRMVSNIPAYLPATPYGIMQLIERYKIETEGKHCVVLGRSNIVGTPISILMSRKANPGNCTVTLCHSKTPDLESICRQADILIAAIGKPGFVTANMVKEGAIVIDVGIHRIPDESKKSGFRTEGDVNFKEVALKCSFITPVPGGVGAMTIVALLMNTLKAAKKEIY